The Victivallis lenta genome includes a region encoding these proteins:
- a CDS encoding DUF4372 domain-containing protein, translated as MKNTSVSLFRQVLDLIPKREFEEIVMKHNGDKRKQSFDSWAHFVSMIFCQLAQANSLREICGGLKTCGGKLNHLGVESAPTKSNLSYANAHRSPKMF; from the coding sequence ATGAAAAATACATCAGTCAGTCTTTTTCGTCAAGTGTTGGATTTGATACCGAAGCGAGAATTTGAAGAAATAGTCATGAAACACAATGGAGACAAGCGAAAACAGTCCTTTGACAGTTGGGCACATTTTGTGTCGATGATCTTCTGCCAGTTGGCGCAGGCCAATAGTCTGCGAGAGATTTGCGGAGGTTTGAAAACCTGCGGAGGCAAGTTGAATCATCTTGGAGTGGAATCCGCTCCAACCAAATCCAACTTGTCGTACGCCAATGCCCATCGCTCTCCGAAAATGTTCG
- a CDS encoding metallophosphoesterase family protein, which translates to MMSYIPIAASPEYSTVTLQVGLKERLRCLHISDTHLLFSDGRDCRAKYDVALRRWGEYVYANVGRNVTYFLDALLYAKRNGLLLLHTGDLIDFYSPANLEAAERLLELAGVNCFLCAGNHEYTNYSGQHPESPEEQEEARREVPKIFADRLDFASRIIGGVNFIAIDNSSGFFPEESFDFFNAEAARGLPMILLIHIPIYTPGVLAMLRDEENVRDFSLCAIPENLPSAGCRYAPTDAVTLKFVRRLKSEPLLKAVLAGHVHAHRNQMDELAANLPQFVAGGGYYGCGTIIEIS; encoded by the coding sequence ATGATGTCATATATTCCAATTGCCGCCTCGCCGGAGTATTCCACCGTCACACTTCAGGTCGGCTTGAAGGAGAGATTGCGCTGTCTCCATATTTCGGATACCCATCTGCTCTTTTCCGACGGCCGGGACTGCCGGGCCAAATACGATGTGGCGCTTCGGCGCTGGGGAGAATACGTTTACGCCAATGTCGGGCGCAACGTCACTTATTTTCTGGATGCGCTCCTTTACGCGAAACGAAACGGTCTCCTGCTGCTCCATACCGGGGATCTGATTGATTTCTATTCTCCCGCCAATCTTGAGGCGGCGGAACGGCTTCTGGAGCTGGCCGGAGTGAACTGTTTCCTGTGTGCGGGAAATCACGAATACACCAATTATTCCGGCCAGCATCCGGAGAGCCCGGAGGAGCAGGAGGAAGCACGCAGGGAAGTTCCGAAAATTTTTGCCGACAGACTCGATTTTGCTTCCAGAATCATCGGCGGAGTCAACTTTATCGCCATTGACAACAGCTCGGGATTTTTCCCGGAGGAATCATTCGACTTCTTTAATGCGGAAGCCGCCAGGGGGCTGCCGATGATTCTGCTGATTCACATTCCGATCTATACGCCCGGAGTGCTTGCGATGCTTCGGGATGAGGAAAACGTCAGGGATTTCAGCTTGTGCGCCATCCCGGAGAATCTTCCGAGTGCCGGTTGCAGATACGCTCCGACGGATGCCGTGACACTGAAATTTGTCCGGCGGTTGAAAAGCGAACCTTTGCTGAAAGCGGTACTGGCGGGACACGTCCACGCTCATCGCAACCAGATGGATGAACTTGCTGCGAATCTTCCCCAGTTTGTGGCGGGCGGAGGGTATTATGGCTGCGGCACGATCATTGAAATCAGTTGA
- a CDS encoding glycoside hydrolase family 36 protein translates to MDFQTPWFDFRLTGLADGWTCDYTCRREAEEICIAGFHFRNVQPGRLPACRLEFRVPWRDMQIKWMPRRNMTDCHHFFPGWWNGGKFPYAVTHNQLLYVFANEAGRNRLAFACSECCRTVLATCGVSGEYIECELFFNTTASDPAVEFSFEVKIDRRKLAYDCVLADLAEWQTRQYAPAPVPESAFLPVYSTWYQFQKEVSQAELEKELPEAAAAGLKNIIIDDGWQCAGNGGGDDMSSTGEWLPDQTKFPDLAAFSERCGEYGVECLLWVGLPFVGKKCAAVYEKFRGKYLLENDSFAILDPRFPEVRRHLVGVCRRLVSDYGLAGLKLDFIDQVHLLGRKDPMGEEDAAGRDFRSLEMALDRLLDEIHSELCSLRKDVLIEFRQFYSGPSIRQHCNILRAQDCPGDEFQNRMRTVDLRLTAVPTAVHADMMTWHPAEKVPVILRQLLNTLFSVPQISVRLADAPEEVRRALAGYLKFTGEYRELLLKGRLSASHPEHCYPVVSSTLGDEMLIAVYADGQVIEPPRGLGCVVVVNASWRDGVFLRVQSSVAVKIFDIFGSLLREETFSPGIREIAVPSTGYALLTPDGADRHFISER, encoded by the coding sequence ATGGACTTTCAGACACCGTGGTTTGATTTCCGGCTCACCGGCCTGGCGGACGGATGGACGTGCGATTACACATGCCGCCGGGAAGCGGAGGAAATCTGTATTGCCGGATTCCACTTCCGCAACGTTCAGCCCGGCAGGCTTCCCGCCTGCCGTCTGGAGTTCCGGGTCCCGTGGCGGGACATGCAGATCAAGTGGATGCCCCGCAGAAATATGACCGACTGCCACCATTTTTTCCCCGGCTGGTGGAACGGCGGAAAATTTCCGTATGCCGTCACCCACAATCAGCTGCTTTACGTATTTGCGAACGAAGCCGGTCGGAACCGCCTGGCGTTCGCATGTTCCGAATGCTGCCGGACGGTGCTGGCGACCTGCGGAGTGTCGGGAGAATATATCGAGTGTGAACTTTTCTTCAATACGACCGCTTCCGACCCGGCTGTCGAATTTTCCTTTGAAGTGAAAATCGACCGCCGGAAACTGGCATACGATTGTGTGCTCGCCGATCTGGCAGAGTGGCAGACCCGGCAGTATGCTCCGGCACCGGTCCCGGAATCGGCCTTCCTTCCGGTCTACTCCACCTGGTATCAGTTTCAGAAGGAGGTTTCTCAGGCCGAACTGGAAAAGGAACTTCCGGAAGCGGCGGCCGCCGGTTTGAAAAACATCATCATCGACGACGGCTGGCAATGCGCCGGGAACGGCGGCGGCGATGACATGTCCTCTACGGGGGAATGGCTGCCGGATCAGACAAAATTTCCCGATCTTGCGGCCTTTTCAGAACGCTGCGGGGAGTATGGCGTCGAATGCCTTCTCTGGGTCGGGCTTCCGTTCGTCGGGAAAAAATGCGCCGCCGTTTACGAGAAATTCCGGGGAAAATACCTGCTCGAAAACGATTCGTTTGCCATTCTCGATCCGCGTTTCCCGGAAGTCCGGCGGCACCTCGTCGGAGTCTGCCGGAGGCTGGTGTCGGATTACGGGCTGGCGGGCCTGAAACTGGATTTCATCGATCAGGTCCACCTGCTGGGCAGGAAAGATCCGATGGGGGAAGAAGATGCCGCCGGACGGGATTTCCGTTCTCTGGAAATGGCGCTTGACCGGTTGCTTGATGAGATCCATTCGGAATTGTGCAGCCTCCGGAAGGACGTGCTGATCGAGTTCCGGCAGTTTTACAGCGGGCCGTCCATCCGGCAGCACTGCAATATTCTTCGGGCGCAGGACTGCCCCGGAGATGAATTCCAGAACCGCATGCGCACCGTCGATCTGCGGTTGACTGCTGTTCCGACGGCGGTTCATGCCGATATGATGACCTGGCATCCCGCGGAAAAAGTTCCGGTCATTCTGCGCCAGCTCCTGAATACGCTTTTCTCCGTGCCGCAGATTTCCGTCCGGCTCGCCGACGCGCCGGAGGAAGTCCGGCGGGCGCTGGCCGGTTATCTGAAATTTACGGGGGAATACCGTGAACTTCTGCTGAAAGGCCGTTTAAGCGCTTCGCATCCGGAGCATTGCTATCCTGTGGTGTCGAGCACGCTCGGCGATGAAATGCTGATCGCCGTTTATGCGGACGGGCAGGTGATCGAGCCGCCGCGCGGCCTCGGGTGCGTGGTCGTCGTCAATGCAAGCTGGCGGGACGGTGTTTTTCTGCGGGTGCAATCCAGTGTGGCGGTGAAGATTTTCGACATATTCGGGTCCCTCCTCCGGGAAGAAACGTTTTCACCGGGAATACGGGAAATCGCCGTCCCTTCGACCGGTTACGCATTGCTCACGCCGGACGGCGCCGACCGGCATTTCATTTCTGAACGCTGA